The Pempheris klunzingeri isolate RE-2024b chromosome 1, fPemKlu1.hap1, whole genome shotgun sequence genome includes a region encoding these proteins:
- the nr1h3 gene encoding oxysterols receptor LXR-alpha → MSTLSVTDIPDVGHDESKVFDGASELQLDCMVEESSGSTAMKHDGLLSLADLSQPDDFPVATHNGPSLTEMSSPLPVEPNDIKLDPAAGDTSASIDGQPVKRKKGPAPKMLGNEVCSVCGDKASGFHYNVLSCEGCKGFFRRSVIKSAQYSCKNNGRCEMDMYMRRKCQQCRLRKCREAGMLEQCVLSEEQIRLKKMKKQHEEETARTSTVVAPSPQQEVATLDPQQQEMIEKLVAMQKQCNKRSFLDRPKVTPWPQSQDLQNREVRQQRFAHFTELAIMSVQEIVDFAKQLPGFLELTREDQIALLKTSTIEIMLLETSRRYNPAIDSITFLKDFSYNKEDFAKAGLQFEFINPIFEFSKGMNDLHLDEAEYALLIAINIFSADRPNVQDHDLVERLQQPYVDALRSYIMIKRPNDHLMFPRMLMKLVSLRTLSSVHSEQVFALRLQDKKLPPLLSEIWDVNE, encoded by the exons ATGTCCACGCTGTCTGTGACTGATATCCCAGATGTTGGTCATG ATGAGAGTAAGGTGTTTGACGGGgcctctgagctgcagctggacTGCATGGTTGAGGAGAGCAGTGGAAGCACCGCAATGAAGCACGACGGCCTGCTGTCGCTGGCCGACCTCTCCCAGCCGGATGATTTCCCTGTCGCCACTCATAACGGCCCTTCACTGACAGAGATGAGCAGCCCTCTGCCGGTAGAGCCAAACGACATTAAGCTGGATCCAGCCGCAGGTGACACATCTGCCAGCATAG ATGGACagccagtgaagagaaagaagggGCCTGCTCCAAAGATGCTGGGCAATGAGGTGTGCAGTGTATGTGGTGACAAGGCCTCTGGATTCCATTACAACGTGTTGAGCTGCGAGGGCTGCAAGGGCTTCTTTCGACGCAGCGTCATTAAAAGTGCCCAGTACTCCTGCAAGAACAATGGCCGCTGTGAAATGGACATGTACATGCGCCGCAAGTGCCAGCAGTGCCGCCTGCGCAAGTGTCGAGAGGCGGGCATGCTGGAGCAGT GTGTGCTCTCTGAGGAACAAATTAGactgaagaagatgaagaagcaGCATGAGGAGGAAACGGCTCGCACGTCCACAGTGGTCGCCCCCTCCCCTCAGCAGGAAGTAGCCACACTGgatccacagcagcaggagatgaTTGAGAAGCTGGTGGCCATGCAGAAGCAATGCAACAAGAGGTCTTTCCTTGACCGACCAAAAGTGACA CCGTGGCCACAGAGTCAGGACTTGCAGAACCGAGAAGTGCGTCAGCAGCGGTTCGCCCACTTCACTGAGCTAGCAATCATGTCAGTCCAGGAGATTGTGGATTTTGCTAAGCAGCTTCCCGGTTTCCTGGAGCTCACAAGGGAGGACCAGATTGCTCTACTGAAGACATCTACCATTGAG ATTATGCTGCTCGAAACATCTCGGCGGTATAACCCTGCTATCGATAGCATCACATTTCTGAAAGATTTCAGCTATAATAAGGAGGATTTCGCCAAAGCGG GGCTTCAGTTTGAGTTCATTAACCCCATCTTCGAGTTCTCGAAAGGAATGAATGACCTGCATCTGGACGAGGCCGAATACGCCCTGCTCATCGCCATCAACATCTTTTCTGCAG ATCGGCCAAATGTACAGGATCATGATCTGGTGGAGCGGCTGCAGCAGCCCTATGTGGACGCACTGCGCTCTTACATCATGATAAAGAGACCAAAT GATCACTTGATGTTTCCCCGTATGCTGATGAAGCTGGTGAGCCTTCGTACACTAAGTAGCGTCCACTCGGAGCAGGTTTTTGCCCTTCGCCTCCAGGACAAGAAACTTCCCCCGCTGCTCTCTGAAATCTGGGACGTCAACGAGTGA
- the arl14ep gene encoding ARL14 effector protein gives MPVICAATGCNNKFVKGSEIRFYRFPLSKPQLASKWVHSLGMKNFIPTANTCLCSEHFRTDCFRDYNGKQFLREDAVPTIFTQGQDSLKIELRKRGVIPKETNVASQMGTQADKDKVREAVNMRRDKRGGMRGGRGGRGGKQLSDRQTVGAKSRVYDSKGRLLSNNKDMCDCLDVDCMGCFYPCPECGSRKCGVECRCDRKWLYEQVEVEGGEIIRNKFAF, from the exons ATGCCGGTTATTTGTGCGGCAACAGGGTGCAACAATAAGTTCGTGAAAGGGTCGGAAATAAGATTTTACAG GTTCCCGCTGAGCAAGCCTCAACTCGCCAGCAAATGGGTGCACAGCCTGGGGATGAAAAACTTCATCCCGACGGCAAACACCTGCCTCTGCTCAGAGCACTTCAGGACCGACTGCTTCAGGGACTACAATGGCAAACAGTTTCTGAGGGAGGATGCGGTGCCCACCATATTCACCCAAGGGCAGGATTCATTAAAG ATTGAACTTCGTAAACGAGGGGTGATACCAAAGGAGACAAACGTCGCGAGTCAAATGGGaacacaagcagacaaagacaaagtgaGAGAGGCTGTCAATATGCgcagagacaaaagaggaggaaTGAGG GGTGGACGAGGAGGCCGTGGAGGAAAACAGCTGTCTGACAG ACAAACTGTTGGAGCCAAGAGCAGAGTGTACGACAGCAAAGGCCGACTGCTGTCCAACAACAAGGACATGTGTGACTGTCTGGATGTGGACTGCATGGGCTGCTTCTACCCCTGCCCCGAGTGCGGATCACGCAAGTGCGGAGTGGAGTGCCGCTGCGACAGGAAGTGGCTTTACgagcaggtggaggtggagggcgGAGAGATCATCCGGAACAAGTTTGCTTTTTAG
- the LOC139199868 gene encoding gonadotropin subunit beta-1-like, whose protein sequence is MQLVVMAAVLALAGAGQGCNFGCHPANVSIPVESCGSMEFIYTTICAGQCYHEDPVYISHDDWAEQKICNGDWSYEVKHIKGCPVGVTYPVARNCECTTCNAGNTYCGRFPGHIPSCLSF, encoded by the exons ATGCAGCTGGTTGTCATGGCAGCAGTGCTGGCGCTGGCGGGGGCGGGGCAGGGCTGCAACTTCGGCTGTCATCCAGCCAACGTCAGCATCCCCGTGGAGAGCTGTGGCAGCATGGAGTTCATCTACACCACCATATGTGCAGGACAGTGTTACCACGAG GATCCTGTCTACATCAGCCACGATGACTGGGCCGAACAGAAGATCTGTAACGGGGACTGGTCCTATGAGGTGAAACACATTAAAGGATGTCCAGTGGGCGTCACGTACCCTGTGGCCAGAAACTGCGAGTGTACCACATGTAATGCAGGGAACACGTACTGCGGGCGCTTTCCTGGACACATACCCAGCTGTCTGTCCTTTTAA